A window of Flavobacterium branchiarum genomic DNA:
TCCTGATTTTGTTGAGGCTGACATCACTCCACTTGAAATGGGTAACAAATTATATGTTACTAAAGTTGGTGCACCAGAATACAAAATTATGCACCCAGACAACACTGTTGTTGCTCAAGTAAGAATCTCTCGTGCTGCTATGAAAGCTGCTCAAGAAGCTGCAAAAGCTGCAAAAGCTACTCCTGCAAAAGGAAAGAAAAAATAATTTTTTTCAAACAATTACAAGAAAACATCAGTTGCAAAACTGGTGTTTTTTTTTGTTTAATACTTTTCTGGAGCAGATCTTTACAACTTTACAAGACCAAAAAATCCCGCCATCCGCTTTATCTTTTCCTGCCTAAAGAAGCCAGAAAAAGGATACCACTCCTATCGGGGCTATCAAAGCACTTTACTACAATTAATTCCCTCTGTTACACTACTACCATTTAAAATAGCATTAAAATACAATTACCCCAATTGCCTTCTCCTTCAACTTGATAACAAATAGATTTACCAACTCTCAACTAATCCAACAATCTAGCAACCTATAAATGCATATTTTCTAATTTCCGATTGCCCGATTGTCTAATTAAGTGTACTTTTGTATTTATGATAAAATGGATAACAAACCTGTTTTCATCAACAAAAACAGAAGAGGAATCAGAAGAGCAAACAGATTATATGAAGAAATTTTTAATCGTAGGATTAGGTAATATTGGAGCTGAATACGTTAACACTCGACATAATATCGGATTTAAAATACTCGACTTTTTAGCACGAAAAGAAAACATCTCTTTTGAAACTGTAAAACTCGGCGCTCTTGCCGAATACAAATTCAAAGGAAGAACATTTTTGCTCTTAAAGCCAAATACCTACATGAATCTAAGCGGTAAAGCAGTAAAATACTGGATGGATAAAGAAAACATCCCGCTAGAGAATATTATGGTAATTACCGATGATCTTAACCTCTCCTTCGGTACAATCCGCATTAAGCCAAAAGGAAGCGATGGAGGTCATAACGGACTTAAAAACATAAATTTAGTTCTAAACACACAACAATATACCCGTTTTAGATTTGGAATCAGCGATGAGTTTAAAAAAGGACAACAGGTAGATTACGTATTAGGCGAATGGGATGAAACAGAAAAAGCAAAACTTCCTGAACGTTTAGAAGTAGCTTCTGAAATCATAAAATCTTTCGGAACTGCTGGACTCGAAAATACAATGACGACTTATAATGGGAAGTAAAAATTCTTAAAAATATAAGTACTAGGAAATCAAATCATCAATTAATTTAATTTGATTATAGTCAAATAGTATTTTCTATTCCAAAGTTAAATGTATAAATTTGAATTTAATTATAAATATAAATCATAAAACAATAATATTATGGCTTTCGAATTACCACAATTACCTTATGCGTATGACGCATTAGAACCACATATTGATGCTCGTACAATGGAAATCCACCACACAAAACATCATAATGCATATACTACTAATCTTAATGCAGCAATTGCTGGTACAGATTTAGAAGGAAAAACAATAGAGAACATCCTAATCAATTTAGATAAAAAAAACGCTGCTGTTCGTAACAATGGTGGTGGATATTACAACCACAACTTGTTCTGGACAGTAATGTCACCAAACGGTGGTGGATTACCTACAGGAGATCTATTGGCAGCTATCGAGGCTTCTTTTGGAACTTTTGAAGAATTCAAAGCTAAATTTGCTAAAGCTGGTGCTACTCAATTTGGTTCTGGATGGGCTTGGTTATGTGTAGTTAAAGGAGGAAAACTAGATGTTTGCGGAACACCAAACCAAGACAATCCATTAATGCCAGAAGTTGGTTGCGAAGGAACTCCAATCTTAGGAATGGATGTTTGGGAGCATGCTTACTACTTACACTACCAAAACAGAAGACCTGATTATATCGAAGCTTTTTTCAATGTAATTAACTGGACCGAAGTTGCTAGAAGATTTGCTCTAGAGAAATAGTCTTTTTAGAAAAATATAAAAATCCGATTGATTCATTAATGAATTAATCGGATTTTTTTTTATTGTAAAATATCTCGTTTTATTATAATAAAAAAGATGAAATTTCTTTCACCTTTTTTGCCCCAAATCTACCATAAACTTAACCTACTAATGTTATGGTTCTTCAAATGTATGTTGACATTGTAGCTTAAACAAATAATTCTGTTGAACTACAAAAAAAAACGTTTATTAGTATTATTTCATATCTAGGAAACTATTGTCTCGTTCTTATCCTTGACTTTATTCCAATAAAAAAGGTGGAATTACTTCCACCCTTTTTGCCCCAAATCTACCATAAACTTAACCTACTAATGTTATGGTACTTCAAAAGTATGTTAGCAGTGCATTTCTTCCAAACAATTAAGATAAACGGTAAAAAAAATCGATGAAATACACATTTTAACTTTTCA
This region includes:
- a CDS encoding superoxide dismutase, which produces MAFELPQLPYAYDALEPHIDARTMEIHHTKHHNAYTTNLNAAIAGTDLEGKTIENILINLDKKNAAVRNNGGGYYNHNLFWTVMSPNGGGLPTGDLLAAIEASFGTFEEFKAKFAKAGATQFGSGWAWLCVVKGGKLDVCGTPNQDNPLMPEVGCEGTPILGMDVWEHAYYLHYQNRRPDYIEAFFNVINWTEVARRFALEK
- the pth gene encoding aminoacyl-tRNA hydrolase, with the protein product MIKWITNLFSSTKTEEESEEQTDYMKKFLIVGLGNIGAEYVNTRHNIGFKILDFLARKENISFETVKLGALAEYKFKGRTFLLLKPNTYMNLSGKAVKYWMDKENIPLENIMVITDDLNLSFGTIRIKPKGSDGGHNGLKNINLVLNTQQYTRFRFGISDEFKKGQQVDYVLGEWDETEKAKLPERLEVASEIIKSFGTAGLENTMTTYNGK